Proteins encoded within one genomic window of Halobacteroides halobius DSM 5150:
- the rplT gene encoding 50S ribosomal protein L20 encodes MPRAKRGNKRRKKRKKILRLAKGYFGTKSKLYRPATEQVMKSLNYAYRDRKQKKRNFRKLWISRINAAARLNDLSYSRFIHGLKQADVEINRKMLADMAVNDEEGFAELVNLAKENL; translated from the coding sequence ATGCCACGGGCCAAACGAGGTAATAAAAGAAGAAAAAAAAGAAAGAAGATTCTTAGACTAGCAAAAGGTTATTTTGGAACTAAAAGTAAATTATATAGACCAGCTACAGAACAGGTAATGAAGTCCTTAAATTATGCTTATAGAGATAGAAAGCAAAAGAAAAGAAACTTTAGAAAGTTATGGATTAGTAGAATTAATGCAGCAGCTAGATTAAATGATTTATCTTATAGTAGATTCATTCACGGTCTAAAGCAAGCTGATGTTGAGATTAATAGAAAAATGTTAGCTGATATGGCTGTTAATGATGAAGAAGGTTTTGCTGAATTAGTTAATTTAGCTAAAGAAAATTTATAA
- a CDS encoding TrmH family RNA methyltransferase, which translates to MTITSFKNEKIKYLRSLYKKKYRRQNQQFVLEGIRIIEEALNEQADIRQIFYSDYLLRNQRGQELLEGLKQADNKVIKITDDLLQKVADTTSPQGILAIVQQVNHDLNNFLAGNKELFIIADRIQDPGNLGTIIRTADAAGASGVITTKGTVSLYNQKVLRATMGSLFRLPVYRAGNLKELRANLKENKIKLVVGDIKGNTYHFEADYSQSVAIVAGNEGHGPREEFISAADQLVKIPLVGGAESLNVAMATGVILYEAVRQRIN; encoded by the coding sequence GTGACAATAACTAGTTTTAAGAATGAAAAGATTAAATATTTGCGTTCTTTATACAAAAAAAAATATCGACGTCAAAATCAGCAATTTGTTTTAGAAGGGATTAGAATCATAGAAGAAGCACTAAATGAGCAAGCAGATATTAGACAAATTTTTTATTCGGATTATTTGTTACGTAATCAACGAGGGCAGGAATTACTAGAAGGTTTAAAGCAAGCAGATAATAAAGTGATTAAGATTACTGATGATTTATTGCAAAAGGTAGCTGATACAACCTCTCCACAGGGAATTCTAGCTATTGTACAGCAAGTCAATCATGATTTAAATAATTTTTTAGCTGGTAATAAAGAATTGTTTATAATAGCTGATCGAATTCAAGATCCAGGCAATTTAGGTACTATTATTAGAACTGCTGATGCTGCTGGTGCTAGTGGTGTAATTACTACTAAAGGTACAGTAAGTTTATATAACCAAAAAGTACTTAGAGCTACTATGGGATCATTATTTAGATTGCCTGTTTATCGAGCAGGAAATTTAAAAGAGTTAAGGGCCAATTTAAAAGAAAATAAAATTAAGTTAGTTGTAGGAGATATTAAAGGAAATACATATCACTTTGAAGCAGATTACTCTCAATCAGTTGCTATTGTAGCTGGCAATGAAGGACATGGTCCGCGAGAAGAATTTATTAGTGCAGCTGACCAATTAGTTAAGATTCCACTAGTTGGTGGAGCTGAGTCACTTAATGTAGCTATGGCTACTGGAGTAATTCTTTATGAAGCAGTAAGACAAAGGATCAATTAA
- a CDS encoding cell division protein ZapA → MNDSGNKAEVKVQILGEEYIIKGDKSSEYINNIASFLDDHLHKVKEYNSAISRFRIMILGAMNLTDKLHSVQSDYEELKEDYNQLKEEYKNLRDEYNILSEIVEKED, encoded by the coding sequence GTGAATGATAGTGGTAATAAAGCTGAAGTGAAAGTGCAAATTTTAGGAGAAGAATATATTATAAAAGGAGATAAATCTTCAGAGTATATTAACAATATAGCTTCTTTTTTAGATGACCATTTACATAAGGTTAAAGAGTATAATTCTGCAATCTCTAGATTTCGAATTATGATATTAGGGGCAATGAATCTAACTGATAAATTACATAGTGTTCAAAGTGATTATGAAGAGTTAAAAGAAGATTATAATCAGCTTAAAGAAGAATATAAAAATTTAAGGGATGAATACAATATCCTTTCTGAAATAGTTGAAAAGGAGGATTAG
- a CDS encoding group II intron maturase-specific domain-containing protein: MIDELNLIIRGWGNSFLLGNIKGLYKKLDGWIRMRVRCFIEGKKAKGQNYRLPNKILRDLGLESLLTDVL; encoded by the coding sequence ATGATTGATGAGCTTAATTTAATTATTAGAGGTTGGGGTAATAGTTTTCTACTAGGAAATATTAAAGGACTATATAAAAAGTTAGATGGTTGGATAAGAATGAGAGTACGTTGTTTTATAGAAGGAAAGAAGGCGAAAGGGCAGAATTATCGCCTTCCTAATAAAATATTAAGAGATTTAGGACTAGAATCACTGCTTACCGATGTGCTTTAG
- the pheS gene encoding phenylalanine--tRNA ligase subunit alpha, which translates to MEEKLEKIQQEATNIIKKASNLDELDDLRVKYLGKKGEVTQILRSMGELPPEKRPVIGKLANQVKSKLQQLISKRKEELKNQAKEEQLKEESIDVTLPGVKIKSANKHPLTLVFNEIKEIFLGLGFKIAEGPDVETDYYNFEALNFPANHPARDMQDTFYVGEDELLRTHTSSVQVRTMEQTTPPIRIIAPGRVYRSDEIDATHTPVFHQVEGLMIGKDISFANLKEILIEAVHELFGTDRKVRFRPSYFPFTEPSAEVDVSCANCGGQGCSVCSDTGWLEILGSGMVHPNVLEMSGIDSKEFTGFAFGMGVERIAMLKYDIDDIRLLYENDVRFLEQFK; encoded by the coding sequence ATGGAGGAAAAATTAGAAAAAATCCAACAAGAAGCAACTAATATAATTAAAAAAGCTTCTAATTTGGATGAATTAGATGATTTAAGAGTTAAGTATTTAGGTAAAAAAGGAGAAGTAACGCAGATCCTACGTAGTATGGGAGAGTTGCCTCCTGAAAAAAGACCTGTGATTGGAAAATTAGCCAATCAAGTTAAAAGCAAGTTACAACAATTAATTAGTAAGCGAAAGGAAGAATTGAAAAATCAAGCCAAAGAAGAGCAGCTAAAAGAAGAGAGTATAGATGTTACTCTACCCGGAGTAAAAATTAAATCAGCTAATAAACATCCTTTAACTTTAGTATTTAATGAAATTAAAGAAATATTTTTAGGATTAGGCTTTAAAATAGCTGAAGGCCCAGATGTAGAGACAGATTATTATAATTTTGAAGCATTAAATTTTCCAGCTAATCATCCAGCTCGAGATATGCAGGATACTTTTTATGTTGGGGAGGATGAATTATTAAGAACTCATACTTCCTCAGTCCAAGTTAGAACAATGGAACAGACAACTCCACCAATTAGAATCATTGCTCCAGGTCGAGTGTATCGTTCTGATGAGATTGATGCTACACATACACCAGTTTTTCATCAGGTAGAAGGATTGATGATTGGTAAAGATATTTCATTTGCTAATTTAAAAGAGATTTTAATTGAGGCAGTACATGAATTATTTGGTACAGACAGAAAAGTTAGATTTAGACCAAGTTATTTTCCATTTACAGAGCCTAGTGCTGAAGTTGATGTCTCATGTGCTAATTGTGGTGGCCAAGGTTGTAGTGTTTGCTCTGATACAGGTTGGTTAGAAATTTTAGGTTCTGGCATGGTTCACCCTAATGTACTTGAAATGTCTGGTATAGATTCAAAGGAATTTACTGGTTTTGCTTTTGGTATGGGAGTAGAAAGAATCGCTATGTTAAAGTATGATATTGATGACATTAGATTATTATATGAAAATGATGTAAGATTTTTAGAACAATTTAAGTAA
- the pheT gene encoding phenylalanine--tRNA ligase subunit beta — MKVSYNWLQDYIDFDYSPEKLAKKLTMAGLEVEAIKYQGSAIEDIIVGEILEIKEHKNADKLSVCKVNVGDKNLQIVCGANNMKEGDKVPVAPVGTTMPEGMKIEEVKLRGVQSRGMMCSTNELDLPDDGVDGLFILEEDMSIGNKLTDELDLNDVIIEFDLTPNYSHCLSMIGVAREIAAITGNKLQYPKPKLEEIEEKIEDWINIRIEDEDLAPRYAGRIITDIKVKESPRWLKRKLEAVGIRPTNNVVDVTNFILMELGLPLHAFDYNQLAEQQIVIRRAKQDEKLVTLDDQERDLDPEMLVIADANKPVCIAGVMGGANSEVTEKTTTIFLEGANFSPSSIRKTSRKLGIHSDASHRFERGVDINLVELALNRAAELIAQLGNGKVIKGITDIYPKTVEKEKLLLDPQQVRKVLGLKIAKSNIKDLLERLHFSVEDQGVNLLVEVPTYRVDIKQEIDLIEEVARLYGYDKIEPVNPKAKVSQGKKTWAQKVEDKTRNIISALGLFEVQNYSFVNQDAFDQLGLAKDNVLRNVVKLNNPVSEEHTVMRTTLVPGLLNNVALNVSRKVDQVKIFELGKVFLPQDNKRLPNEKFKLSAAVLDESLEEKWELNAPGFFYLKGVLEDYFINLGIENLKLSADEVTYLHPGRTAEIKVANQRIGYIGEVHPDVQENYNLDTRVTIFELDFNAIVKLTDSQRAYSQLPKYPALKRDIALVVKEGITHQEIEDLIEQVGGAIIESVELFDLYQGEQIPNGYKSLAYSLSYRVTDRTLTDKEVNKVQEQIEEELDNKLEAKIRE, encoded by the coding sequence ATGAAAGTTTCTTATAATTGGTTACAAGATTATATTGATTTTGATTATAGTCCAGAAAAGTTAGCCAAAAAGTTAACTATGGCTGGTTTAGAAGTAGAAGCAATAAAGTATCAAGGGAGTGCAATAGAAGATATTATTGTTGGAGAAATTTTAGAGATAAAAGAGCATAAAAATGCTGATAAATTATCAGTTTGTAAAGTAAATGTAGGAGATAAAAATTTACAAATTGTATGTGGAGCAAATAACATGAAAGAAGGAGACAAGGTTCCTGTGGCTCCTGTAGGTACTACAATGCCCGAAGGAATGAAGATAGAAGAAGTAAAACTTAGAGGGGTTCAATCTCGAGGGATGATGTGTTCTACAAACGAATTAGATCTTCCTGATGACGGAGTAGATGGTTTATTTATTCTAGAAGAAGATATGAGTATAGGTAATAAATTAACTGATGAGTTGGATTTAAATGATGTTATTATTGAGTTTGATTTAACTCCTAACTATAGTCATTGTTTAAGTATGATTGGAGTAGCTAGGGAAATAGCAGCTATCACAGGAAATAAATTACAATATCCTAAGCCTAAATTAGAAGAAATTGAAGAAAAAATAGAAGATTGGATTAACATTAGAATTGAAGATGAAGATTTAGCTCCACGTTATGCTGGTCGAATAATTACAGATATTAAAGTAAAAGAATCTCCACGCTGGTTAAAAAGAAAATTAGAAGCAGTAGGAATTAGACCAACTAATAATGTAGTTGATGTGACCAATTTTATATTAATGGAATTAGGATTACCTTTACATGCGTTTGATTACAATCAATTAGCTGAACAACAGATAGTTATAAGAAGGGCTAAGCAAGATGAAAAATTGGTTACTTTAGATGATCAAGAGCGTGATCTTGACCCTGAAATGTTAGTAATTGCTGATGCTAATAAACCAGTTTGTATAGCTGGAGTAATGGGTGGAGCTAATAGTGAAGTAACTGAGAAGACAACTACAATATTTTTAGAAGGAGCTAACTTCAGTCCTAGTTCAATTCGTAAAACATCACGTAAATTAGGGATTCATAGTGATGCTTCCCATAGATTTGAACGTGGAGTAGATATTAATTTAGTGGAGTTAGCTTTAAATAGAGCAGCAGAATTAATTGCTCAATTAGGAAATGGAAAAGTAATTAAAGGAATTACAGATATTTATCCTAAGACAGTAGAAAAAGAAAAATTGTTATTAGATCCGCAACAAGTAAGAAAAGTATTAGGCTTAAAAATAGCTAAGAGTAATATTAAAGATTTATTAGAACGGCTACATTTTAGTGTTGAAGACCAAGGAGTTAACTTATTAGTAGAGGTACCTACTTATAGAGTTGATATTAAGCAAGAGATTGATTTAATAGAAGAGGTAGCTAGATTATATGGTTATGATAAGATTGAACCTGTTAATCCAAAAGCTAAAGTTAGCCAAGGTAAGAAAACTTGGGCTCAAAAAGTAGAAGATAAAACACGAAATATTATATCTGCTTTAGGTTTATTTGAAGTTCAGAATTATTCATTTGTTAATCAAGATGCATTTGACCAACTTGGTCTTGCTAAGGATAATGTTTTAAGAAATGTTGTTAAACTTAATAATCCAGTTAGTGAAGAACACACTGTTATGAGAACTACTTTAGTCCCAGGACTATTAAATAATGTAGCTTTAAATGTTAGCCGAAAAGTTGATCAAGTTAAAATATTTGAATTAGGAAAAGTTTTCTTACCACAAGATAATAAAAGATTACCTAATGAAAAATTTAAATTGTCTGCTGCAGTATTAGATGAGAGTTTAGAAGAAAAGTGGGAACTGAATGCGCCAGGTTTCTTTTATTTAAAAGGAGTCTTAGAAGATTACTTTATTAATCTAGGGATTGAAAATTTGAAATTATCAGCTGATGAGGTTACTTATTTACATCCTGGTAGAACGGCTGAGATTAAGGTAGCTAATCAGAGGATAGGATACATTGGAGAAGTACATCCAGATGTTCAAGAAAATTATAATTTGGATACTAGGGTTACCATCTTCGAACTTGATTTTAATGCTATTGTGAAGTTAACTGATTCTCAACGAGCGTATAGTCAACTTCCTAAATACCCAGCCTTAAAGCGTGATATTGCTTTAGTTGTAAAAGAAGGGATTACTCATCAAGAGATTGAAGATCTTATTGAACAAGTAGGAGGAGCAATAATAGAGTCAGTTGAGTTGTTTGATTTATACCAAGGAGAACAAATTCCAAATGGATATAAGAGTTTAGCTTATTCATTAAGTTATCGAGTGACAGATAGAACTTTAACGGATAAAGAAGTTAATAAAGTACAAGAACAAATAGAAGAAGAATTAGATAATAAATTAGAGGCTAAGATTAGAGAATAA
- the rpmI gene encoding 50S ribosomal protein L35 produces MGKMKSHKGSKKRFKKTGKGKFKRKKGFKNHLNTKKSANRKRKLNKDATVKKCDQKRLEKLLPYE; encoded by the coding sequence ATGGGTAAGATGAAGTCACATAAAGGTTCTAAGAAACGATTTAAGAAGACAGGAAAAGGTAAATTTAAGCGAAAAAAAGGTTTTAAGAATCATTTGAATACTAAAAAGAGTGCAAACCGTAAAAGGAAATTAAATAAAGATGCTACAGTCAAAAAGTGTGATCAGAAACGTTTAGAAAAACTTTTACCATATGAATAA
- a CDS encoding potassium channel family protein, translating into MKQFIIVGLGRFGSSVAKTLAGKECDVLAIDISQERIQEISNEVTHAAQLDATNEAALEELGVADFDVAVVSIGEDIQSNILATLLLKELGVNQVVVKASNQLHGRVLQKVGADRIVHPERDMGTRIANNLVDSNILEYIKLAPNYSVVEIKSSPKMHNRSLKELQLRSRFGVNVMGIKRGKKIEVSPRAELEIKPEDTLIVVGDNESLARLRQF; encoded by the coding sequence ATGAAACAATTTATAATAGTAGGTTTAGGGCGATTTGGCTCTAGCGTAGCTAAGACTTTAGCAGGAAAAGAATGTGACGTTTTAGCTATAGATATTAGCCAAGAACGGATTCAAGAGATTAGTAATGAAGTAACTCATGCAGCTCAATTAGATGCGACTAATGAAGCTGCTTTAGAGGAACTAGGAGTAGCTGATTTTGATGTAGCAGTCGTTAGTATTGGAGAGGATATTCAATCTAATATTTTAGCAACTTTATTGTTAAAAGAGTTAGGAGTTAATCAAGTGGTGGTTAAAGCAAGCAATCAACTACATGGAAGAGTATTACAAAAGGTAGGAGCTGATCGAATTGTCCATCCAGAGCGAGATATGGGAACTAGAATAGCTAATAATTTAGTTGATTCAAATATACTAGAGTATATTAAGTTGGCCCCTAATTATAGTGTAGTTGAAATAAAATCTAGTCCTAAAATGCATAATAGAAGTCTTAAAGAGTTACAACTGAGAAGTCGCTTTGGAGTAAATGTAATGGGGATTAAGCGTGGAAAAAAGATTGAAGTATCTCCTAGAGCTGAATTAGAGATTAAACCAGAGGATACATTGATTGTTGTTGGTGATAATGAAAGCTTGGCCCGATTGAGACAATTTTAA
- a CDS encoding potassium channel family protein: MRQFIVVGLGRFGTSVATTLANKEHDVLAIDIDEEKVQEISNQVTHAVQADATSEETLQKLGVDEFDIAIVAIGSNIHGNILATLVLKELGVSHVVVKAQDNLHGKLLSKVGADKVVYPERDMGARVANNLVSANVLDYIELAPNYSIAELIASDKLTGKSLKELDLRSKFGVNVLAIKSNDDVNVSPEAEAVINANDVLVVMGQEKGLSQLKHY, from the coding sequence ATGAGACAATTTATAGTAGTAGGTTTAGGTCGTTTTGGTACGAGTGTGGCTACCACTCTAGCTAACAAAGAACATGATGTGTTAGCAATCGATATTGATGAAGAGAAAGTACAGGAGATTAGTAATCAAGTAACCCATGCGGTACAAGCAGATGCCACTTCTGAAGAAACTTTGCAGAAATTAGGGGTTGATGAATTCGATATAGCAATTGTAGCTATTGGTTCTAATATTCATGGTAATATTTTGGCGACTTTAGTTTTAAAAGAATTAGGAGTATCTCATGTGGTAGTTAAGGCTCAAGATAATCTTCATGGGAAGTTATTAAGTAAAGTTGGTGCTGATAAAGTAGTTTATCCTGAACGAGATATGGGAGCTAGAGTAGCTAATAATTTAGTCTCTGCTAATGTTTTGGATTATATTGAATTAGCACCTAATTATAGTATAGCAGAATTGATTGCTTCAGATAAACTTACTGGAAAGAGTTTAAAAGAATTAGATTTGCGAAGTAAGTTTGGGGTAAATGTGTTAGCTATTAAATCTAATGATGATGTTAATGTTTCACCAGAAGCAGAAGCTGTAATTAATGCTAATGATGTATTAGTAGTTATGGGCCAAGAAAAAGGCTTAAGTCAATTAAAACACTATTAA
- a CDS encoding TrkH family potassium uptake protein, translated as MKKFFNLYNLSSAQILSLGYSTVILLGALLLTLPIATTNGQGMNFLDAVFTATSATAVTGLIVENTASFFTTFGQVVIMCLIQIGGLGIMSMSTLFVFLVGKRVTLKHRLMIQDDLDQFELSGILQLVKYVIAVTFTIEGTGALLLFTRFIQDMPLGKAIYFAIFHSVSAFNNAGFDIFGNSLENFTGDITVNLTITSLIILGGIGFAVIAEIYDGKKFKNFSLQTKLVLSVTAILIVVGMIGAFILEHSNPATLGKLPLGDKLLASYFLSVTPRTAGFNTVPTGALRSSTIFFVIILMFIGASPGSTGGGIKTTTFGALLAVLYSRVTGKDDIEVYKRRLDKEVIFDALSICLIALTIVALVTTILTITEKAPFLDLLFETVSAFGTVGLSTGVTGNLSVIGRVLIILTMFAGRVGPLTLAVAVAEKRHKANIRYPEEKILVG; from the coding sequence ATGAAAAAGTTTTTTAACCTTTATAATTTAAGTTCAGCTCAGATATTATCTTTAGGCTATTCAACAGTTATTTTACTAGGAGCACTATTATTAACTTTACCAATAGCAACTACAAATGGACAAGGAATGAATTTTTTAGATGCTGTGTTTACTGCTACTTCAGCAACGGCAGTAACAGGTTTAATAGTAGAAAATACTGCTAGTTTTTTTACTACCTTTGGTCAAGTAGTGATTATGTGTTTAATTCAAATTGGTGGTTTAGGGATTATGAGTATGTCGACCTTATTTGTTTTTTTAGTTGGGAAAAGAGTAACCTTAAAGCATAGATTAATGATTCAAGATGACTTGGACCAGTTTGAATTATCAGGAATTTTACAATTAGTTAAGTATGTTATAGCTGTTACTTTTACTATTGAAGGAACAGGGGCTTTATTATTATTTACTAGATTTATTCAAGATATGCCCTTAGGAAAGGCAATTTACTTTGCCATTTTTCATTCAGTATCAGCTTTTAATAATGCTGGTTTTGATATTTTTGGTAATAGTTTAGAAAACTTCACTGGTGATATAACAGTTAATCTAACAATAACTAGTTTGATTATTTTAGGTGGAATTGGCTTTGCTGTAATTGCTGAAATCTATGATGGTAAAAAATTTAAGAATTTTTCTTTACAGACTAAGTTAGTTTTAAGTGTAACGGCTATTTTAATTGTTGTAGGGATGATAGGGGCTTTTATATTAGAACATTCTAACCCGGCTACATTAGGTAAGTTACCTTTAGGGGATAAATTATTAGCTTCTTATTTTCTATCAGTAACTCCTAGAACGGCAGGGTTTAATACTGTACCAACAGGTGCTTTAAGAAGCTCTACTATATTTTTTGTAATTATTTTGATGTTTATTGGTGCTTCACCTGGTTCAACTGGTGGGGGAATTAAGACAACTACATTTGGGGCTTTATTGGCAGTATTATATTCTAGAGTAACTGGGAAGGATGATATTGAAGTTTATAAACGAAGGCTTGATAAAGAAGTTATCTTTGATGCTTTATCTATCTGTCTTATTGCCTTAACTATAGTTGCTTTAGTAACTACTATTTTGACGATTACAGAGAAAGCTCCGTTTTTAGATTTATTGTTTGAAACAGTATCTGCATTTGGAACAGTAGGTTTATCTACTGGGGTAACGGGTAATTTATCAGTAATAGGTAGAGTTTTGATTATTTTGACTATGTTTGCTGGTCGAGTTGGCCCATTAACTCTTGCAGTTGCGGTGGCGGAAAAAAGACATAAGGCTAACATTAGATATCCAGAAGAGAAAATTTTAGTTGGTTAA
- a CDS encoding TrkH family potassium uptake protein produces the protein MKKINELSSAQILSMGYAIIMFGGGLLLTLPIATTDGQGMNFLDALFTATSAAAVTGLIVENTVAYFSFFGELVIMCLIQIGGLGLMIMSTLLALLIGKKVTLKHRLMILDDLDQFQLSGVLQLVKYVVAVTFTIEGLGALILSIRLAQDMPVGKAVYYGIFHSISAFNNAGFDLFGNSLLNFTSDLTVNLTITSLIILGGIGFAVIAEVYSKKKFKRFSLQTKMVLSITLVLIMLSFIIFFILEYSNPQTMGKLSLKGKLLASYFLAVTPRTAGFATVSMGVLRDSSIFLVILLMFIGASPGSTGGGVKTTTLGAIGAVLYSRATGRDDVEIYKRRLNREIVLDALTVVALGLVHVATITIILTITEEAPFLDLLFETVSAFATVGLSTGITAGLSEIGKVLIIITMYLGRIGPVTLAVAIAEKRHKANIRYPEEDIMIG, from the coding sequence ATGAAGAAGATTAATGAGTTAAGTTCGGCTCAAATATTATCTATGGGATACGCTATTATAATGTTTGGAGGAGGATTATTATTAACTTTACCAATAGCAACTACTGATGGTCAAGGAATGAATTTTTTAGATGCTTTATTTACTGCTACTTCTGCTGCTGCAGTAACAGGTTTAATAGTAGAGAATACTGTAGCTTATTTTAGTTTTTTTGGGGAACTTGTTATTATGTGTTTGATTCAAATTGGAGGTTTAGGACTTATGATTATGTCTACTTTACTTGCTCTTTTAATTGGAAAAAAGGTAACATTAAAACATAGATTAATGATTTTAGATGATTTAGATCAATTTCAGTTATCAGGAGTTTTACAGTTAGTAAAGTATGTTGTAGCCGTAACTTTTACTATTGAAGGATTAGGGGCTTTAATACTATCTATTAGACTTGCTCAGGATATGCCAGTAGGAAAAGCAGTTTATTATGGGATCTTTCATTCGATTTCAGCCTTTAATAATGCCGGTTTTGACTTATTTGGAAATAGTTTATTAAATTTTACTAGTGATTTAACAGTTAATTTAACGATAACTAGTTTAATTATTTTAGGTGGGATTGGCTTTGCAGTAATTGCCGAAGTTTATTCTAAAAAGAAGTTTAAAAGATTTTCATTGCAAACTAAGATGGTCTTATCTATAACATTAGTTTTAATCATGTTAAGTTTTATTATTTTTTTTATACTAGAGTATTCTAATCCTCAGACAATGGGTAAATTATCACTTAAGGGCAAATTATTGGCTTCTTATTTTTTAGCAGTAACTCCGAGAACAGCTGGGTTTGCTACTGTTTCAATGGGAGTTCTAAGGGATTCAAGCATTTTTTTGGTTATTTTACTAATGTTCATTGGTGCGTCCCCTGGTTCTACTGGAGGGGGTGTAAAAACAACTACTTTAGGTGCTATAGGAGCAGTACTATATTCTCGAGCAACTGGTAGAGATGATGTAGAAATTTATAAGAGAAGGTTAAATAGAGAAATAGTTTTGGATGCTCTAACAGTGGTTGCGCTGGGTTTAGTACATGTAGCAACAATAACTATTATTTTAACTATTACTGAAGAAGCTCCATTTTTAGATCTTCTCTTTGAAACAGTATCTGCTTTCGCAACTGTAGGTTTATCTACAGGTATAACTGCTGGTTTATCGGAGATCGGGAAGGTATTAATTATTATTACTATGTATTTAGGAAGGATTGGTCCAGTAACTCTAGCAGTTGCAATTGCAGAAAAAAGGCATAAAGCAAATATTCGCTATCCTGAAGAAGATATAATGATTGGTTAA
- the infC gene encoding translation initiation factor IF-3, which translates to MFFYLGGACKISTDLRVNEKIRAREVRVVDNDGEQIGIMSLKKGLSLAEEKGLDLAEVAPQAKPPVCKIMDYGKYKYEQAKKAKEAKKNQNVMKTKEVQLSANIEDHDFNVKVKMAKRFLNNKNKVKVSLRFRGREIVHKDLGYELMDRLAEQVSDIGKISKKPTMEGRNMLMFITPKSDKS; encoded by the coding sequence ATCTTTTTTTATTTAGGAGGTGCGTGTAAAATTAGTACGGATTTACGAGTTAATGAGAAAATTAGAGCTCGAGAGGTTAGAGTCGTTGATAATGATGGAGAACAAATTGGGATTATGTCTTTAAAGAAAGGTTTAAGTTTAGCTGAAGAGAAAGGTTTAGATTTAGCTGAAGTTGCTCCTCAGGCAAAACCGCCTGTATGTAAGATTATGGATTATGGTAAGTATAAGTATGAGCAAGCTAAAAAAGCTAAAGAAGCTAAAAAGAATCAAAATGTAATGAAGACTAAAGAAGTTCAATTAAGTGCTAATATTGAAGACCATGACTTTAATGTTAAGGTTAAAATGGCCAAAAGGTTTTTAAATAATAAAAATAAAGTTAAGGTTAGTTTAAGATTTAGAGGTAGAGAAATTGTTCATAAAGATCTTGGTTATGAATTAATGGATAGATTAGCTGAGCAAGTTTCTGATATAGGTAAGATTTCTAAAAAGCCTACAATGGAAGGCAGAAATATGTTGATGTTTATTACTCCAAAGAGTGATAAAAGCTAA